The following coding sequences lie in one Lentilactobacillus sp. SPB1-3 genomic window:
- a CDS encoding ABC transporter ATP-binding protein, giving the protein MQRGPMTEQRPRGGQFNFRSFMQLIRKTKPIYWQLWVGLVLSLIATGMQLAVPKAAESMINGFKNGISEPLIIGVIVLFLVSALVSSLSGSLLGFFGESIVSELRKLIWSKLLKLKVSYFDETKSGEMTSRLINDSSQVKELVANSFPNLVSALITIVGALVLMVMMDWKMTLIMALAIPLVMVIMLPIAQRTRQIGRSRQDEMAKFNGQADETLSEIRLVKSSDAEPYESKLGFKSIKSLYQIGLKEAIYDAISGPLMTTVMLALFVGVLGYGAVRVSQGTMSLGKMFSFFMYLFQLMSPAMILGQFVSTLGKASGSTERIQDLLAAPEEKFGIGDDVDVEGKTLSMEHVDFGYDNSTPILKDVSFTAKPSTVVAFAGPSGGGKSTIFSLLERFYQPDFGKINIGDTDINNIDLNSWRKQIGFVSQDSAIKAGTIRDNLTYGLTGEYSDEQLWNVLQLAYADKFVHEMPDGLDTQVGERGVKVSGGQRQRIAIARAFLRDPKILMLDEATASLDSESEAMVQKALDQLMKGRTTLVIAHRLSTIVGADNIYFIEHGQVSGSGTHSELVKSHELYREYVATQFDAATK; this is encoded by the coding sequence ATGCAACGTGGACCAATGACTGAACAAAGACCACGAGGTGGCCAATTTAATTTCAGATCTTTTATGCAGTTAATTCGCAAAACTAAGCCAATATATTGGCAACTATGGGTTGGATTGGTATTGAGTTTAATTGCAACGGGGATGCAACTTGCAGTTCCTAAGGCCGCTGAAAGTATGATCAACGGCTTTAAAAATGGAATTAGTGAACCGTTAATTATTGGAGTGATCGTTTTATTTTTGGTAAGTGCTCTGGTAAGTAGTTTATCTGGCTCACTTTTAGGATTCTTTGGTGAGAGTATCGTCAGTGAATTAAGAAAGTTGATCTGGAGTAAGTTGCTGAAGCTTAAAGTATCTTATTTTGATGAAACTAAGTCAGGTGAGATGACTTCCAGATTGATCAACGATTCTTCTCAAGTTAAGGAATTAGTCGCTAACTCCTTTCCCAATCTAGTTAGCGCATTGATCACTATTGTGGGTGCACTAGTGTTGATGGTAATGATGGACTGGAAAATGACGTTGATCATGGCATTGGCGATTCCATTAGTGATGGTGATTATGTTACCGATTGCTCAAAGAACTCGCCAAATCGGTCGCAGTCGCCAAGACGAGATGGCTAAGTTCAATGGTCAAGCAGACGAAACATTAAGCGAAATTCGCTTAGTTAAGTCTTCTGACGCTGAACCATATGAATCAAAATTAGGCTTTAAATCTATCAAATCTTTATATCAAATCGGCTTGAAAGAGGCCATCTATGATGCTATTTCTGGTCCTTTGATGACCACGGTCATGCTGGCATTGTTTGTTGGTGTGTTAGGATACGGAGCTGTTCGAGTATCCCAAGGCACTATGTCTTTGGGGAAGATGTTCTCGTTTTTTATGTATTTATTCCAATTAATGAGCCCAGCCATGATCCTTGGTCAATTTGTTTCCACACTTGGTAAAGCGAGTGGCTCAACTGAGCGAATTCAAGATTTATTAGCAGCACCTGAAGAAAAATTTGGTATTGGTGATGACGTTGATGTTGAAGGTAAGACCTTATCAATGGAACATGTTGATTTCGGCTATGATAATTCAACCCCAATTTTAAAAGACGTCAGTTTCACTGCTAAACCAAGTACTGTCGTGGCATTTGCTGGCCCTTCAGGAGGCGGGAAATCAACGATTTTTAGTCTGTTAGAGCGATTCTATCAACCAGATTTCGGTAAGATTAATATTGGTGACACAGATATTAATAATATCGATTTGAACTCTTGGCGAAAACAGATTGGATTTGTTAGTCAGGATTCAGCGATCAAAGCCGGCACGATTCGTGATAATTTAACATATGGGTTAACTGGAGAATATTCAGATGAACAATTGTGGAATGTTTTACAGTTAGCTTATGCAGATAAGTTTGTTCATGAAATGCCGGATGGCTTAGATACGCAAGTTGGTGAACGAGGAGTGAAGGTTTCTGGTGGCCAACGACAAAGAATCGCAATTGCCCGGGCCTTTCTCCGCGATCCTAAAATCCTAATGTTAGATGAGGCTACAGCTAGTCTTGATTCAGAATCAGAAGCGATGGTCCAAAAGGCTTTAGATCAGTTAATGAAGGGACGAACTACTTTAGTTATCGCCCATAGGCTTAGCACGATTGTGGGG